The Deltaproteobacteria bacterium nucleotide sequence ACGCCTCGCGGCGTTTAGTCGCGTGGTGTTGTTCGATAAGCTCGGCACCGGCCTGTCTGATCGCCTCCCACCGGGTGAGCGGCCAACGCTCGAGCACCGGATCGAAGATATTGTCGCGGTCATGACAGCTGCCCGATTGGAGAAAGCCGCACTCTTTGGGACAGCAGATGGCGGCCCCACGGCAGCCATGTTTGCGGCGACGTACCCCGAACGGACCACCGCCTTGATTCTGTACGGCACATGGTCCCGCCTGTCGACTGCCGAAGACTATCCCATCGGGCATCCTCGGACCGCTCTGGAAGGCTCCCTGAAGATGGTTGAGCAACGATGGGGAAACGAGGCGGCCCCTTTGTTCTTGAGGCGAGTGGCGCCGAGTCTTCTCTCCGACGCGCAGTGGTGTCGCGCGCTCGCCCGAATGGAGCGGTTGGCAGCATCCCCAAGTGCAGCCGTGAGTCTTCATCGAATCATGTTTGAGACCGACATCAGAGCGATTCTCCCGACTATCCGCGTTCCTACTTTGGTGCTCCACACCTCGGGTGACCAGATCTTTTCGGTCGAGCACGGGCGGTACCTGGCCGGGCGCATCCCGGGAGCTCGCCTTGTTGAGCTCGATGGCGTCGATCACTTTCCCTTCCATGAGAACGGCGCCACTGTCGCAGATCTCATTCAGGAGTTCCTCACAGGCACCCGACCCGAAATCGATGTCGAACGCGTTCTTGCGACGATTCTCTTTGTAGACATCGTAGGCTCGACGCAGAAAGTAGCAGAAATTGGAGATCGCCGCTGGGCAGAGCTACTTGAGGAGTATCATGAACGGAGCCGCATTGAGATTACCCGACATCGTGGAGTGGTAGTGGACACGGCAGGAGACGGCTTCTTGACGACTTTCAGCGGACCTGGACGGGCAGTCCGCTGTGCCGCTGCAATCCGCGAAGTGATACGACCGCTCGGCCTCGACCTCCAGGCCGGAGTTCACACGGGAGAAATAGAGACCAGGAATAACCGTGTCGCAGGTATCGCCGTTCATATCGGGGCGAGAGTTGCGTCTCTCGCCGACCCCGGTGAAATCCTGGTATCCAGGACGGTCAAGGATCTAGTTGCTGGCTCGGGGATCGCGTTTTTGGATCGCGGCACTCACAGCCTCAAAGGTGTACCCGACACATGGGAACTGTTTGCCGCACGATTCTGACACTAAGTACAGTCGTTAAACATCTGAAAGTTTTCTGCAACTCTATGCAGAGACAGCAATGAAAAAATGAGGAGGTTTGGTCCTTTCTTCGGTTTCAAGAGTTCGGCGGCAGAAGGAGCAAATAGCAAAGTCGTTCTTCTCTCTGGCATTATCGTACCAACCGTAAGACTCATTCCTCCCTGGTCTGTGGAGAGCAAAAAGTCATATAATCCTCTCAAAGACTGGTGAGAAAAAGAGGAGCCTATGAACTTCACTATTGAGATCGAACAAGAAGAGGACGGACGTTGGCTCAGCGAAGTATTGGAGTTACCAGGGGTCTTGGTGTATGGCCAGACACGCGAAGAAGCGATCGCCCACGTACAAGCCTTAGCGTTGCGCGTTGTTGCAGATCGGTTGGAGCACGGGGAAGCTGTGCCGCTGATGGCCAATATTTTCTCGGTGGTTCCATGAGTCAATGGCCAGCGACGAAAGCCAGACAGGTACTGGCGGCACTGTTGCGAATAGGGTGGACCATCAAGCGACAGGTCTCAGGTTCCCATCGCATACTCGCTCGGCCTGGCTGCTCAGATGTGG carries:
- a CDS encoding adenylate/guanylate cyclase domain-containing protein; translation: MQEVPEIRYAKSGELNLAYQCFGEGPGSIVFIPGILNHIETTWAIPEFAQFCRRLAAFSRVVLFDKLGTGLSDRLPPGERPTLEHRIEDIVAVMTAARLEKAALFGTADGGPTAAMFAATYPERTTALILYGTWSRLSTAEDYPIGHPRTALEGSLKMVEQRWGNEAAPLFLRRVAPSLLSDAQWCRALARMERLAASPSAAVSLHRIMFETDIRAILPTIRVPTLVLHTSGDQIFSVEHGRYLAGRIPGARLVELDGVDHFPFHENGATVADLIQEFLTGTRPEIDVERVLATILFVDIVGSTQKVAEIGDRRWAELLEEYHERSRIEITRHRGVVVDTAGDGFLTTFSGPGRAVRCAAAIREVIRPLGLDLQAGVHTGEIETRNNRVAGIAVHIGARVASLADPGEILVSRTVKDLVAGSGIAFLDRGTHSLKGVPDTWELFAARF
- a CDS encoding type II toxin-antitoxin system HicB family antitoxin encodes the protein MNFTIEIEQEEDGRWLSEVLELPGVLVYGQTREEAIAHVQALALRVVADRLEHGEAVPLMANIFSVVP
- a CDS encoding type II toxin-antitoxin system HicA family toxin, which gives rise to MSQWPATKARQVLAALLRIGWTIKRQVSGSHRILARPGCSDVVFAFHDSEEIGPRMLARIAKQTGLKPEHL